The genomic segment TCCGTGTTCCCGGTCCTGAGGGAACGAGCCGCATACCCCGGCACTAAACTATCCGGGGGTGAGCAGCAGATGCTGTCGATCGCCCGGGTGCTCCGAATGGGCGCCAGGATCCTGCTGCTGGACGAGCCCACCGAGGGGCTGGCTCCACTGCTCGTCCGCCGGGTGGGCGAGATTCTGCGGGAGATCAAATCGCACGGGCTGACCGTACTTCTGGTGGAGCAAAACTTACGTTTTGCCACGACGGTGGCCGATACGCACCATCTGATCGTCAACGGGCGAACGGTCCGGAGTCTTTCCAACCAGGAGGTGGTACAGCAGGAACGGGAACTGCTGGAATACCTTGGCGTGTAAAACAACGACACACGCACGTGCACGGGGCATCTGGTCCAAGCGGAGGTGAAGGGATGAAGCGATGGGGAGCGTTGATCTGCTCGTCAGTGATCGTCCTCGGGCTGTGGGGGCCGGCGGCCGGCCAGGGGACGGTCAAGCTAATGCACAACAAAGTGGTCCTGGGAGTCATCAACGACCAGTCGGGTGTCTACGCCGACATCGGCGGCAAGAACGGGGTCGAGGCGGTCAGGATGGCCGCCGAGGACTTTGTGAAGAAGTACGGGCCAAACGCAGTGGGCGGCCCGATCGAGACCATCTCGGCGGACCACCAGAACAAACCCGACCTCGGTGCGGCGAAGGCCGCGGAGTTCTACGATCGCAACAACGCAAACGTGATCATCGATGTGCCGACGTCATCGGTCGGCATCGCGATCGCCAACGTCGCGGCGCAGAAGAAGCGGGTGTTTCTCGCGGTCGGTGCGGCGACAACGGCCCTGACGAACGCGAACTGCAACAAGTA from the bacterium genome contains:
- a CDS encoding ABC transporter ATP-binding protein; the protein is MLKVEDLQAWYGESQVLHGVHLEVDTGQVVTLVGRNGMGKTTTLKCLMGIHREKRGRILLDGRDIGHLPAQQIARLGIGWVQDDRGIYSSLSVLENLLLPPVVSEDSWSLDKVFSVFPVLRERAAYPGTKLSGGEQQMLSIARVLRMGARILLLDEPTEGLAPLLVRRVGEILREIKSHGLTVLLVEQNLRFATTVADTHHLIVNGRTVRSLSNQEVVQQERELLEYLGV
- a CDS encoding ABC transporter substrate-binding protein, encoding MKRWGALICSSVIVLGLWGPAAGQGTVKLMHNKVVLGVINDQSGVYADIGGKNGVEAVRMAAEDFVKKYGPNAVGGPIETISADHQNKPDLGAAKAAEFYDRNNANVIIDVPTSSVGIAIANVAAQKKRVFLAVGAATTALTNANCNKYTFHWAYDTYMLANGTGVEVTKRIGKKWYILYPNYAYGQDMNRTFSTAIQKSGGKVMLSDPTPFPNESEDFSTFMIKARTL